From the genome of Burkholderia pyrrocinia:
GTTCGACCACTTCCGCGAAGAGCCGGAGATCGTTCAGATCGGCGATTGAGTTCATGGCGACGGTTCCGTTCGACGAGATCGTTCTACTGGAAGCAATGATACGTTGCGATTCAGGAGATATGCGAGCGATCTTTGCGAAATTAGCATACGTCCAACGTTCGGTGCTTCGCAGATTCCGGGGAGGCGCCGCCAGGCAATCGCCCGTCGTGCGGGCAGCAGGAAAAAGGATGCGGACATGCTGGCTCATCGGCGTTGGGAATCACTGGATGCGGCGAATCATGGCTGGCTGCGCGCGAAATACCATTTCGCGGTCACGGCCGACGGCACGCCCGAACACGCACCGCTGGGCCCGCTGATCGTCTGGAACGACGACGAGATCGCCGTCGGCAGCGGGTTCCCGATGCACGGGCACCGCGACATGGAAATCATCACGTACGTACGCCAGGGCGCGCTCGGCCACCGAGACACTTTGGGTTCCGAAGGAATGATCAGCGCGGGCGACGTGCAGGTGATGAGTGCCGGCACGGGTATCCGTCATGCCGAGTTCAACCGGGGCGACCAGCCGCTCAAGGTCTATCAGATCTGGCTGCTGCCGCGCACGAATGGCGGGGCGCCCGGGTGGGATATGAAGCAGTTCCCCAAGGGCGACCGGTCCGGACGTTTCGTCGTGCTGGCGAGCGGCTTCGCCGGCGACGACGGCGCGCTGCCGATCCGTGCCGATGCACGTGTGCTCGGCGCGACGCTGAAGGCGGGCGAGCAGGTTCGGCATGGATTGGGCGCATCGCGCCGCGCGTATCTCGTCGCGGCGTCGGGGCGCATCGACGT
Proteins encoded in this window:
- a CDS encoding pirin family protein yields the protein MLAHRRWESLDAANHGWLRAKYHFAVTADGTPEHAPLGPLIVWNDDEIAVGSGFPMHGHRDMEIITYVRQGALGHRDTLGSEGMISAGDVQVMSAGTGIRHAEFNRGDQPLKVYQIWLLPRTNGGAPGWDMKQFPKGDRSGRFVVLASGFAGDDGALPIRADARVLGATLKAGEQVRHGLGASRRAYLVAASGRIDVNGERVGPLDGVAITNETALDITAVEDSELVMVEAG